The genomic segment TCGCGTAAAATATAGCCTGCATACTTCAGTTTCTTTCCACACACTCCATTTTTTTAGGAATACTATAAACTAGAACCATTCCAAAAAAGGAGGAAATGTATGGAACCACTGATCCATCTGTCTCATGTTTCTTTTTCCTATCATACACCTGGCGGCGAAACACTGGCTTTATCTGATATAGATTTTTCTGTATATCCCGAGGAATTTCTGGCCATCGTCGGTCCCTCCGGCTGCGGAAAATCCACGCTTCTCTCCATTTTATCCGGACTTCTGAAACCGGAAAAAGGAGAACGTCTTGCATCTAACCTCACAATCGGCTACATGCTGCAACGGGATCATCTCTTTGAGTGGCGCAGTATCTGGAAAAATGTAACCCTTGGACTGGAAATTCAAAAACGACTGAACGCCGAAACAAAAGTTTACGCACGCTCCCTGCTTAAAGAATACGGCCTGCTGCCTTTTGCTGACTCTTATCCTTCCGAACTTTCCGGTGGGATGCGGCAAAGAGCCGCCCTGATCCGCACGCTAGTCCTAAAACCGGACCTCCTGTTGTTGGATGAACCATTTTCCGCACTGGACTATCAGACCCGCTTAAATGTCAGCAACGATATCGGCCAGATTCTCCGCCACTCGAAAAAGACCGCTATTCTGGTTACCCATGATTTGTCGGAAGCCATTTCCCTTGCTGACCGTGTCATCACCCTAAGTTCCAGGCCTGCCACGATCTCGAACATCGTGCCGATTCAGTTTGAGCTTGACGAGGATACACCTCTGCACCGCAGAAACGCCCCGGAATTCAAACAATATTTCAATCTTCTATGGAAGGAGTTAAATCAGTCATGACCCAAATTTCTACTGAGCAACAAGCATATCTGCGCCACCTGAAAAAACACCGCATGATCGTTCAGTTTTTCCGTTTCTTTCTGCTCCTGCTCTTTCTTGGACTCTGGGAAATCTCTTCCGGAAATGGCTGGATCGATTCTTTTATTTTCAGCAGTCCTTCCAGAATCTTTCAGTGTTTTTTAACTATGACAAAAGACCGTTTTATTTTCCCTCACATCCGAATTACTTTTCAGGAAACCATGATCAGCTTTCTTCTGGTTACATTTTTCGGAATTCTCCTGGCGATTCTGCTCTGGTCCAGTCAGAAATGTTCTGAAATTCTGGATCCCTACCTTGTGGTGCTGAACAGTCTCCCGAAGTCCGCCCTTGCCCCGCTTCTGATCGTATGGCTGGGTGCCACCAAAACCACCATCATCGTCGCCGGAATGTCGGTGGCCATCTTCG from the Mediterraneibacter butyricigenes genome contains:
- a CDS encoding ABC transporter ATP-binding protein, translating into MEPLIHLSHVSFSYHTPGGETLALSDIDFSVYPEEFLAIVGPSGCGKSTLLSILSGLLKPEKGERLASNLTIGYMLQRDHLFEWRSIWKNVTLGLEIQKRLNAETKVYARSLLKEYGLLPFADSYPSELSGGMRQRAALIRTLVLKPDLLLLDEPFSALDYQTRLNVSNDIGQILRHSKKTAILVTHDLSEAISLADRVITLSSRPATISNIVPIQFELDEDTPLHRRNAPEFKQYFNLLWKELNQS
- a CDS encoding ABC transporter permease is translated as MTQISTEQQAYLRHLKKHRMIVQFFRFFLLLLFLGLWEISSGNGWIDSFIFSSPSRIFQCFLTMTKDRFIFPHIRITFQETMISFLLVTFFGILLAILLWSSQKCSEILDPYLVVLNSLPKSALAPLLIVWLGATKTTIIVAGMSVAIFGCILNLYTAFLSTDPEKIFLIYTLGGTKLQVLTKVVIPSNVGSVINAMKVNIGLCLVGVIIGEFLAARQGLGYLIIYASQTFKMEWLLTSLCLLCLMSALLYSLIRLLEQRVSR